In the genome of Cucumis sativus cultivar 9930 unplaced genomic scaffold, Cucumber_9930_V3 scaffold120, whole genome shotgun sequence, one region contains:
- the LOC101220120 gene encoding LOW QUALITY PROTEIN: UDP-glucosyltransferase 29 (The sequence of the model RefSeq protein was modified relative to this genomic sequence to represent the inferred CDS: inserted 1 base in 1 codon; deleted 2 bases in 1 codon) translates to MDTHQASTPTTTTILMFPWLGYGHLSPYLELAKALSTRKNFLIYFCSTPVNLDSIKPKLIPSPSIQLVELHLPSSPDLPPHLHTTNALPPHLTPVLYQAFAAAAPLLRQFKTLSPHLLIYDCFQPWAPRLASSLNIPAIHFNTSSAAIISFSFHATHRPGSKFPFSDFVLHNHWKSKVDSNPSEQIRIVTESFFECLNKSRDVILINSFKEVEGEHMDYIFLLSKKKVIPVGPLVYEPSENDEEDEDYSRIKNWLDKKEALSTVLASMGSESYASEEEKEEIVQGLVESEANFIWVERINKKGDEEQQIRRRELLEKSGERAMVVEGWAPQGKIQKHGSIXGFVSHCGWNSVLESIVSGVPIIGVPVFGDQPINAGVVEEAGIGVEAKRDPDGKIQRKEIARLIKEVVIEKSREELRMKVREMSEVVKRKGDEKIEELLTQISRFFNIS, encoded by the exons ATGGATACCCACCAAGCTTCAACTCCAACCACCACTACCATTTTGATGTTTCCATGGCTTGGCTATGGCCATCTCTCTCCTTACTTGGAGCTCGCCAAAGCTCTCTCTACAAGGAAAAACTTCCTCATCTATTTCTGCTCAACTCCTGTTAATCTCGACTCCATTAAACCAAAGCTAATTCCTTCTCCTTCCATTCAACTTGTGGAGCTTCATCTCCCTTCTTCTCCTGACCTTCCTCCCCATCTTCACACAACCAACGCCCTCCCTCCTCACCTTACGCCCGTCCTTTACCAAGCCTTCGCTGCCGCCGCCCCTCTTTTgagacaattt aaaacactttcTCCACATCTCCTCATTTATGACTGTTTCCAGCCTTGGGCTCCTCGCTTAGCTTCCTCCCTTAACATACCCGCCATCCATTTCAACACCTCCAGCGCTGCCATCATTTCCTTTAGCTTTCACGCAACTCATCGCCCCGGTTCTAAATTCCCATTCTCAGATTTTGTACTTCACAATCATTGGAAATCCAAGGTCGACTCTAACCCTTCAGAACAGATCCGTATAGTCACAGAATCTTTTTTCGAATGCCTTAATAAATCTCGCGATGTAATTCTTATTAATAGCTTCAAAGAGGTGGAGGGAGAACACATGGATTATATCTTCCttttatcaaaaaagaaagtaatccCAGTTGGGCCATTGGTGTACGAACCAAGTGagaatgatgaagaagatgaagattatTCAAGAATTAAGAATTGGCTGGACAAAAAGGAAGCTCTGTCAACGGTTCTAGCGTCAATGGGAAGCGAAAGCTACGCATCggaggaagaaaaggaagaaatagtACAAGGGTTAGTAGAAAGTGAGGCGAATTTCATATGGGTTGAACGgattaataaaaaaggagATGAAGAACAACAAATCAGGAGAAGGGAATTGCTGGAGAAGAGTGGAGAAAGAGCAATGGTAGTGGAAGGATGGGCTCCGCAGGGGAAGATACAGAAGCATGGAAGCA GGGGATTTGTAAGCCATTGTGGATGGAACTCTGTTTTGGAAAGTATTGTGTCTGGGGTTCCCATAATTGGAGTTCCGGTGTTCGGAGATCAACCGATTAACGCCGGAGTAGTGGAAGAAGCAGGGATCGGAGTAGAGGCTAAACGAGATCCTGACggaaaaattcaaagaaaagaaattgcaagACTGATCAAAGAAGTAGTGATTGAGAAAAGCAGAGAAGAATTAAGGATGAAAGTAAGAGAGATGAGTGAGGTTGTGAAGAGAAAAGGCGATGAGAAGATTGAGGAGTTGCTAACTCAAATCTCTCGCTTCTTtaacatttcataa